A DNA window from Brassica napus cultivar Da-Ae chromosome A4, Da-Ae, whole genome shotgun sequence contains the following coding sequences:
- the LOC125607961 gene encoding scarecrow-like protein 23, with protein MAAKRVHGDYPSSTIKRHKDLDFPEDTTTALENDDGAAAINLLSLLLQCAEYVATDHLREASILLSEISETCSPFGSSPERVVAYFAQALQARVISTYLSSACSQLSESPLQSQKIFAALQTFNSLSPLIKFSHFTANQAIFQALDGEDSVHIIDLDVMQGLQWPGLFHILASRPRKIRSIRITGFGPSSDILASTGRRLADFAASLSLPFEFRPIVGKIGNVTDPSRLGRRPGEAVVVHWMQHRLYDVTGSDHDALEIIRRLRPSLVTMVEQELSYDDGGGGCFLGRFVEALHYYSALFDALGDGLGEESGERFTVEQIVLATEIRNIVGGKGRGMMRWKEELSRVGFRPVSLRGNPATQAGLLLGMLPWNGYTLVEENGTLRLGWKDLSLLTASAWQFQPSD; from the coding sequence ATGGCTGCAAAACGTGTCCACGGAGACTACCCTTCCTCCACCATTAAACGCCACAAGGACCTCGACTTCCCCGAAGACACCACCACCGCACTCGAGAACGACGACGGCGCCGCCGCGATCAACCTCCTCAGCCTGCTCCTACAATGCGCCGAATACGTCGCGACGGACCACCTCCGCGAAGCTTCCATCCTCCTGTCGGAAATCTCCGAGACATGCTCCCCGTTCGGTTCCTCCCCGGAGCGTGTCGTCGCCTACTTCGCCCAGGCGCTCCAAGCGCGCGTCATCAGCACCTACCTCTCCAGCGCGTGCTCCCAACTCTCGGAGAGTCCACTCCAGTCTCAGAAGATCTTCGCGGCCTTGCAGACATTCAACTCCCTGAGCCCTCTCATCAAATTCTCACACTTCACCGCCAACCAAGCGATCTTCCAGGCCCTCGACGGCGAGGACTCCGTCCACATCATCGACCTCGACGTCATGCAAGGCCTCCAATGGCCTGGACTCTTCCACATCCTCGCTTCCCGTCCTCGAAAGATCCGATCCATTCGGATCACCGGGTTCGGGCCATCCTCCGACATCCTCGCCTCCACCGGCCGGAGACTCGCCGACTTCGCGGCGTCCTTGTCCCTCCCCTTCGAGTTTCGTCCCATTGTAGGCAAAATCGGAAACGTAACCGATCCGAGTCGACTCGGGAGGAGGCCCGGCGAGGCTGTGGTGGTTCACTGGATGCAGCACCGGCTATACGACGTCACCGGGAGCGATCACGACGCGCTGGAGATTATACGGAGGCTGAGGCCGAGTCTGGTAACGATGGTGGAGCAGGAGCTGAGCTACGACgacggaggaggaggctgctttCTTGGGAGGTTCGTGGAGGCGTTGCATTATTACAGCGCGTTGTTCGACGCGCTTGGGGACGGTTTGGGGGAGGAGAGTGGGGAGAGGTTCACGGTGGAGCAGATCGTGCTTGCGACGGAGATAAGGAACATTGTTGGGGGGAAAGGGAGGGGGATGATGAGGTGGAAAGAGGAGCTGAGTCGGGTCGGTTTTAGGCCCGTTTCGCTTCGGGGCAACCCGGCAACGCAAGCGGGTTTGTTATTGGGTATGTTGCCGTGGAATGGATACACGTTGGTCGAAGAAAATGGAACTCTTCGGCTCGGTTGGAAGGATCTCTCGCTTTTGACTGCTTCTGCTTGGCAATTTCAGCCGTCCGATTAA
- the LOC125607962 gene encoding rab GTPase-activating protein 22-like: MFGRLRLTTTMAIRSVSVLFFLLIIGGRWIVFADGSSGGAGRNGYSGGAWSSAVAPSNVGLAVAVTVMAGLAVAFTVYSRRGSIGSPWSLRRRKHALQPSQWNAFFTDQGRLSDGGVKFLKKVRSGGVDPSIRPEVWPFLLGVHRRNERLIED, translated from the exons ATGTTTGGACGACTACGATTGACGACGACCATGGCTATTCGCTCCGTCTCCGTGCTCTTCTTCTTGCTGATCATCGGCGGGAGATGGATCGTCTTTGCCGATGGAAGCAGCGGTGGCGCCGGGAGGAACGGCTACTCCGGCGGAGCATGGTCGTCGGCAGTTGCTCCCTCCAATGTTGGCTTAGCTGTCGCTGTCACCGTCATGGCCGGTCTCGCCGTGGCTTTCACCGTCTACTCCCGTAG AGGGAGCATTGGATCACCTTGGTCACTGAGGAGAAGGAAGCATGCGCTTCAACCTAGTCAGTGGAATGCTTTTTTCACCGACCAAGGCCGACTCAGTGATGGAGGTGTTAAGTTTCTCAAGAAAGTTCGCAGTGGG GGTGTGGATCCAAGCATCAGACCTGAAGTTTGGCCGTTCCTACTTGGAGT